Proteins encoded in a region of the Chryseobacterium piperi genome:
- a CDS encoding glycosyltransferase family 2 protein, translating into MKISICIPVYNFEVGELVNDLKNEISEKNLNAEILLIDDASDEKFIDINRGLQQEADHFIFLEKNIGRSRIRNLFLDYSGGDYLLFLDCDGKIIEKNFLENYISFIVNNSTTQVIYGGRKVSESFPDQDHYLRWKFAIERENLPVNKRLENPYLSFQTNNFIIKKETLQKVRFNSEFQKYGYEDLLFAMDLRAENIKIDHIENPIFNNDVENNQLYLEKVKESVESLSNMLKNKQLSGRLSEVKLVKAYKVLKNQPLRLFFKLFFTAGKRVLKNHLLKGTGSLRYLDLYKLGLLLERMP; encoded by the coding sequence ATGAAAATCTCCATCTGTATTCCTGTGTATAACTTCGAGGTAGGTGAATTGGTGAATGATCTCAAGAACGAAATTTCAGAGAAAAACCTGAATGCAGAAATTCTTTTAATAGACGATGCTTCAGATGAAAAATTTATTGATATCAACCGTGGACTTCAACAAGAAGCAGATCATTTTATCTTTCTTGAAAAAAATATAGGCCGATCCAGAATCCGCAATCTTTTTCTGGATTATTCTGGAGGGGATTATTTGCTTTTTCTGGATTGTGACGGAAAAATAATTGAGAAGAATTTTTTAGAAAATTATATTTCATTTATTGTTAATAACTCCACTACACAGGTAATATATGGAGGCAGAAAAGTTTCAGAATCATTTCCGGATCAGGATCATTATCTAAGGTGGAAATTCGCAATAGAACGTGAAAATTTACCAGTTAATAAGCGCTTAGAAAATCCTTATTTAAGTTTTCAAACCAATAATTTTATCATTAAAAAAGAGACCTTACAAAAAGTTCGTTTTAATTCCGAGTTTCAAAAATACGGGTATGAAGATCTACTTTTTGCAATGGACCTGCGGGCGGAGAATATTAAAATTGATCATATTGAAAATCCTATTTTTAATAATGATGTAGAAAATAACCAACTTTATCTTGAAAAAGTAAAAGAGTCTGTTGAAAGCTTATCCAATATGCTTAAAAATAAACAGTTGAGTGGGCGGCTTTCTGAAGTTAAACTGGTAAAGGCTTACAAAGTGTTGAAAAATCAGCCTTTGAGGTTGTTTTTCAAATTATTTTTTACAGCGGGAAAAAGGGTGTTAAAAAACCATCTTTTAAAAGGTACCGGAAGTCTTCGGTATCTCGATCTTTACAAACTTGGGTTGTTGTTGGAAAGAATGCCTTAA
- a CDS encoding glycosyltransferase family 9 protein, with translation MTRILAYRFSAFGDVAMTAPVFREFLEQNPDVEIIMVSRKNFESLFSDIPNIIFKGINLDDYKGFFGLNRLANELIKEFHPDYIANLHDVIRTKVLDKIYRRKGYKVFKIDKGKEEKEKLTDIWNLDKIQLKRTVERYADVFREMGFEVKLSDQLRPGSQKKSGIGFAPFAQHKGKMLPLEKSYELARVLAKREMVYFFGGGKKETETLERWETEIPNTKSLSGKLNLKEELNKIAELELMISMDSANMHLASLVGTRCVSIWGATHPYAGFLGFGQSENDVVQIKDLTCRPCSVFGDKECYRGDWACLEELDIQKIIEKI, from the coding sequence GTGACCAGAATTTTAGCATACCGTTTTTCTGCTTTTGGTGATGTTGCAATGACAGCGCCGGTTTTTCGTGAGTTTCTTGAACAAAATCCGGATGTGGAAATTATTATGGTTTCCCGGAAGAATTTTGAAAGCCTGTTCTCGGATATTCCGAATATTATATTTAAAGGAATTAATCTGGATGATTATAAAGGTTTTTTTGGACTGAACAGATTGGCCAATGAACTTATAAAAGAATTCCATCCGGATTATATAGCCAATCTTCATGATGTGATCAGGACTAAGGTCTTGGATAAAATCTACAGGAGAAAGGGATATAAAGTATTCAAAATAGATAAAGGGAAAGAGGAGAAAGAAAAGCTTACAGATATCTGGAATCTGGATAAAATCCAGCTGAAAAGAACGGTTGAACGTTATGCTGATGTTTTCAGAGAAATGGGCTTTGAGGTAAAACTGTCCGATCAGCTGAGACCAGGTTCTCAGAAAAAATCAGGAATAGGATTTGCTCCTTTCGCTCAGCACAAAGGGAAAATGCTCCCTTTAGAGAAATCTTATGAGCTGGCGAGAGTTTTGGCCAAGAGGGAAATGGTGTACTTCTTTGGAGGCGGGAAAAAAGAAACGGAAACTCTTGAAAGATGGGAAACTGAAATTCCCAATACCAAAAGCTTATCCGGAAAATTGAACCTTAAAGAAGAACTCAATAAAATAGCAGAATTGGAACTGATGATTTCGATGGATTCTGCGAATATGCATTTGGCTAGTCTTGTAGGTACACGTTGTGTTTCTATATGGGGGGCAACGCATCCATATGCAGGGTTTTTAGGATTTGGACAGAGTGAGAATGATGTCGTACAGATTAAAGATTTAACATGTAGACCGTGTTCCGTATTTGGCGATAAAGAATGCTATCGGGGAGATTGGGCATGTCTGGAAGAGCTGGATATTCAGAAAATTATTGAAAAAATATAA
- a CDS encoding SufE family protein, with the protein MTIKEKQQEIIDEFAFLEDWEQKYEYIIDLGKDLKGLSEDKKTDDNLIKGCQSKVWIDAEFKDGKLFFNADSDGILPKGIVSLLVSIYSGHSTQEILDSDFEFISEIGLQEFLSPSRANGLMAMTKQIKFYAVAYQLKS; encoded by the coding sequence ATGACCATTAAAGAAAAACAGCAGGAAATAATCGATGAATTTGCGTTTCTTGAAGATTGGGAGCAGAAGTATGAATATATTATTGACCTTGGAAAAGACTTAAAAGGACTTTCTGAAGATAAGAAAACAGATGACAACCTTATTAAAGGCTGCCAGAGTAAAGTTTGGATCGATGCTGAATTCAAAGACGGGAAACTTTTCTTTAATGCAGATTCTGACGGGATTTTACCAAAAGGGATTGTTTCATTATTGGTAAGTATTTACAGTGGACATTCTACACAGGAAATTTTAGACTCAGATTTTGAGTTTATTTCGGAAATAGGGCTTCAGGAGTTTCTTTCTCCATCCAGAGCCAATGGTTTAATGGCAATGACCAAACAAATTAAATTTTATGCGGTTGCCTATCAACTCAAGTCGTAG